The following proteins are encoded in a genomic region of Paenibacillus sp. FSL H3-0469:
- a CDS encoding AraC family transcriptional regulator, giving the protein MFRSWYRRLLLSYFPIFLLTVTILIFASFVFINDISRTETKKADRISASYLRDSVDRTIKEAELSVLDAVERSDAYKLYFNNQGVTDRSTIYAVALSLRNLIKESSYIQSVYLYDRVRGSVLTDTGLKELEGFADEEWIRAMASKPTVPEGWQPVRDYHSDLSQRTEIRVLTTNKAMPLPFGSGGILVINIKMSALEQLIDSMVNQQLSFMTILDANGNKVYQAHSDTEGAADGKLLNTLKLERNGWTFESGIKAGNLFSWVSVISYLWVAIAVGTVVCAVLYLIYVTRRNYKPIQVIMNRIEGHQIRMMDQSTDRPDEMMLIDGVLEDLINHMTDYDTKTRENLLLQRSKLFTDLLHSERLEQVTRRLEELSPLTGANASSRFIVVLGEINRYEQVFEDRYTRGDQNTLKFALMNVFQELARNAELQGWAEWVGTERAAILFLATGSDQEMESKLRVFAEDCRSWVEQNLRISLSFGIGSAAAGPGMIRESYAAAEYVMQHKLLIHEDIVLAGSGEARQPLLETYKYLQMIAEFVKYFRMSSGQWREQLERIFESFEQDFLKDEDIRSLIQAMLQMLSREVAVMSEQLQDELSAENAEVRLKQLEEAEALHEVKSILFEYVTDLFRTYVSASETKSYRAMVNEMKDYIEENFTNPDLSLKHLSDRFQVSGKYASYLFKTEFKMKFVDFLTELRMKEAEQLLIDTDCSLQDIALQVGYANAISFGRVFKRIAGITPGDYRSSRRREAASRLEPQD; this is encoded by the coding sequence ATGTTCCGTTCCTGGTACCGCCGGTTGCTGCTGTCTTATTTCCCTATATTTTTGCTGACGGTGACGATTCTGATCTTTGCCTCCTTTGTGTTTATTAATGATATTTCCCGGACGGAAACGAAGAAGGCAGACCGCATCTCCGCCAGCTATCTCAGGGATAGTGTGGACCGGACGATTAAGGAAGCTGAGCTGTCGGTGCTGGATGCGGTAGAGCGGAGCGATGCTTACAAGCTCTACTTCAATAATCAGGGGGTGACGGACAGATCGACTATCTATGCTGTTGCCTTGAGTCTGCGCAATCTGATTAAGGAATCCTCGTATATCCAGTCGGTGTATTTGTACGACCGTGTGCGTGGAAGCGTTCTAACCGATACGGGGCTGAAGGAGCTGGAAGGATTCGCCGATGAGGAATGGATCAGAGCCATGGCTTCGAAACCAACAGTACCGGAAGGCTGGCAACCAGTCAGGGATTACCATTCGGATCTGTCCCAGCGTACAGAAATTCGTGTGCTGACTACCAATAAAGCCATGCCGCTTCCCTTCGGCTCCGGGGGAATACTGGTCATTAATATCAAAATGAGTGCCCTGGAGCAGCTCATCGACAGCATGGTTAACCAGCAGCTCTCGTTCATGACGATTCTGGACGCTAATGGCAACAAGGTGTACCAGGCCCATTCCGATACGGAAGGTGCGGCTGACGGCAAGCTGCTGAACACACTTAAGCTGGAGAGAAACGGCTGGACGTTCGAGAGCGGAATCAAGGCTGGGAATCTGTTCAGCTGGGTCTCTGTGATCTCTTATCTCTGGGTAGCGATTGCGGTGGGGACCGTGGTCTGTGCGGTATTGTATCTGATCTATGTAACCCGGCGCAATTATAAGCCAATCCAGGTGATTATGAACCGGATTGAGGGCCATCAGATCCGCATGATGGATCAGTCTACCGACAGGCCGGACGAGATGATGCTGATTGACGGCGTGCTGGAGGATCTGATTAACCACATGACCGATTATGATACCAAAACCAGGGAGAACCTGCTGCTGCAGCGCAGCAAGCTGTTCACCGATCTGCTGCACAGCGAGCGGCTGGAGCAGGTAACCCGGCGGCTGGAGGAGCTGTCTCCGCTTACCGGTGCGAATGCCTCCTCGCGCTTCATCGTTGTGCTTGGGGAGATTAACCGCTACGAGCAGGTCTTCGAGGACCGGTATACCCGGGGGGATCAGAATACGCTGAAATTTGCCCTGATGAATGTATTCCAGGAATTGGCGCGGAATGCGGAGCTGCAGGGATGGGCGGAATGGGTGGGCACCGAACGCGCAGCGATCCTGTTCCTGGCGACCGGCAGCGATCAGGAGATGGAGTCCAAACTCCGGGTCTTCGCGGAGGATTGCCGCTCCTGGGTCGAGCAGAATCTGCGGATCTCGCTCAGCTTCGGCATCGGCTCCGCCGCCGCCGGGCCGGGAATGATCCGGGAGTCTTATGCGGCAGCCGAATATGTGATGCAGCACAAGCTGCTGATTCATGAGGATATCGTCTTGGCAGGCAGCGGCGAAGCGCGCCAGCCGCTGCTTGAGACGTATAAATATCTGCAGATGATCGCTGAATTTGTGAAGTATTTCCGCATGTCGAGCGGGCAGTGGCGGGAGCAGCTGGAACGGATCTTCGAGTCGTTCGAACAGGATTTCCTGAAGGACGAGGATATCCGTTCCCTGATCCAGGCTATGCTGCAGATGCTGAGCCGGGAAGTGGCGGTGATGTCTGAGCAGCTGCAGGACGAGCTGTCGGCGGAGAATGCAGAAGTCCGGCTGAAGCAGCTGGAAGAGGCAGAGGCGCTGCATGAAGTGAAGTCCATTCTATTCGAATATGTCACTGATTTATTCCGTACCTATGTCTCTGCCAGCGAAACGAAGAGCTACCGGGCCATGGTCAATGAGATGAAGGATTATATCGAAGAGAACTTCACTAATCCCGATCTCTCGCTGAAGCATCTGAGTGACCGGTTCCAGGTCTCCGGCAAATACGCGAGCTATCTGTTCAAGACTGAATTCAAAATGAAGTTCGTGGATTTCCTCACCGAGCTGCGGATGAAGGAAGCCGAGCAGCTGCTGATAGATACGGATTGTTCCCTGCAGGATATCGCGCTTCAAGTAGGATATGCGAATGCCATTTCATTCGGCAGAGTCTTCAAGCGGATTGCCGGTATCACGCCGGGCGATTACCGCTCCTCCAGACGCCGCGAAGCAGCCTCCAGATTGGAGCCGCAGGACTAG